The DNA segment CGGGTCACTTGGCCGATGGACACACCACGAGCCACGACCTCCTGCCCCCGGTAGCAGCCCTTCGTGAAGCTGAGCACGCCCTCCGGTGCGACCTCGAGGGCGAGCGTCTCAGGCGTCATGTCCACCCCGAACCGAGGACGGCCCGCCTCGATTCGCAGGACCTCTAAGGCATCCCGCCCCACCGGGAGAGCGCCGCTGCGGATGAACGCGTCCCAGACCAGGGCGAGGCTGTCTCCCTGCGCCCAGATCGCGTATCCGATCTCGCCCAGGGTGTTCACCCGCGCGACGTAGCCGTGGTGGTGGCGGTCGAGCGGGAACGTGCCGTGCTCGTCCACGGACAGCGTGTGCACGTCCACGCCGAGGACCGCTTCCGCGATTCGCGCGGCGAGGGGACCGTGCACCTCGATGTGGCCGGTGAAGCCCAGGTCCTCCAGGGTCACGTCGTCGCTGACGATTTGCTTGCGGAAGTAGTCCAGCAGGGCTTCGGACTGCGCCGCGTCAATGTCCAGGAGGAATGTGTCGTCCACAGCCCGGATCCGGAGATCCCCGAGGACTCGGCTCGCCTCGTCGAGGACGAGCGCGTACGCGGACATCCCGGGCGGGAGGACCTTGAGGTCCGCAGTCACGAGTCCGTCCAGGAAGGTCAGGCGATCCGAGCCGCGGACGCGGACCTTCGTGCGGTCGCTCATGTCGAGGATGCCTGCCGCCCGCCGAACCGCGTCCACCTCGCGGTCGAGCGCCCCGTAGCCCGCGGGAACCTCCCAGCCGGCCTCCCTGCGGAACAGGGCGCCGCTGACCTCGTGGTAGCCGCGGAGACGGAGATCGGACATCCTTTCGCGGGAGGGATACGACGGCTCCATTTGACCTTTGCGCGCACGCGCCCCGCATCGAGGCCGTCGCGGCGTGCGACACAATCTTCATATCCCGCGGCCCGCTCATTTCGCTCCCATGGCGCCCGACCTGCGGGAAGGCCAGATGTCCGTGTTCGCGAAGCGGATCATGCGCAA comes from the Thermoplasmata archaeon genome and includes:
- a CDS encoding aminomethyltransferase family protein; its protein translation is MSDLRLRGYHEVSGALFRREAGWEVPAGYGALDREVDAVRRAAGILDMSDRTKVRVRGSDRLTFLDGLVTADLKVLPPGMSAYALVLDEASRVLGDLRIRAVDDTFLLDIDAAQSEALLDYFRKQIVSDDVTLEDLGFTGHIEVHGPLAARIAEAVLGVDVHTLSVDEHGTFPLDRHHHGYVARVNTLGEIGYAIWAQGDSLALVWDAFIRSGALPVGRDALEVLRIEAGRPRFGVDMTPETLALEVAPEGVLSFTKGCYRGQEVVARGVSIGQVTRHIVGLRIEGDVPPNHGDPVRADNVDAGHVTSGAWSPTRGWVIALALLRTAAVKSGGSLVVDRDGWTMAARLASLPFVIGSS